The following proteins come from a genomic window of Desulfonatronum thioautotrophicum:
- a CDS encoding hemolysin family protein has translation MEEGIEGKFWNMFKRIFRKDDASSIEAIILAAKDEGEIRKEEASIVLKVLRLGRKQVHEIMIPRTDIICAEIEDRVEDVAELIITHGHTRIPIYKDNKDNIVGIVHAKDLLQFVLHPTPSTNNRLEQILREPLFIPETKNVMEMLQEFQSRKNHLAIALDEYGGTSGMLTFEDVLEEIVGDIEDEYDAPRPEDIQVQDDGGYLISGRTELAELRENLVVNLESDQVDTIGGYLSQLAGRVPRKGDAFDIQGYRFRIKDADQKKVRWVDVHPLEATDEAEDKT, from the coding sequence TTGGAAGAGGGCATAGAAGGCAAATTCTGGAACATGTTCAAGCGCATTTTTCGCAAGGACGACGCATCCAGCATTGAAGCCATCATACTGGCGGCCAAGGATGAAGGAGAGATCCGCAAGGAAGAGGCCTCCATCGTCCTCAAGGTGTTGCGCCTGGGGCGCAAGCAGGTTCATGAGATCATGATCCCGCGCACGGACATCATCTGCGCCGAAATCGAGGACCGCGTTGAAGACGTGGCCGAACTGATCATCACCCATGGGCATACCAGGATTCCGATCTACAAGGACAACAAGGACAACATCGTGGGCATTGTCCACGCCAAGGACCTGCTGCAGTTCGTGTTGCACCCCACTCCCTCCACCAATAACCGGCTGGAGCAGATCCTGCGGGAACCCCTGTTCATTCCGGAAACCAAGAACGTCATGGAGATGCTCCAGGAGTTCCAGTCGCGCAAGAACCATTTGGCCATTGCCCTGGATGAGTATGGCGGCACGTCGGGAATGCTGACGTTTGAAGATGTGCTGGAGGAGATTGTCGGCGACATCGAGGACGAATACGACGCTCCCCGCCCCGAGGACATCCAGGTTCAGGATGACGGCGGCTACCTGATCTCCGGCAGGACCGAGCTGGCCGAGCTGCGCGAGAATCTGGTCGTGAACCTGGAAAGTGACCAGGTGGACACCATCGGCGGCTACCTCTCCCAATTGGCCGGTCGGGTGCCGCGCAAGGGTGATGCCTTCGACATCCAGGGCTACCGCTTCCGAATCAAGGACGCGGACCAGAAAAAGGTGCGCTGGGTCGACGTTCACCCCCTGGAGGCCACTGACGAGGCCGAGGACAAGACATGA
- a CDS encoding M20 family metallo-hydrolase, which translates to MPDTLCAFIANRRDRVIALQRDLVAIPALGPFNCGQGEHEKAAYLAELLRSMGIRQIEDIPAPDDTVACGFRPNLAAVIPGRDASRTFWVISHTDIVPPGDEDLWTSPPYELRVDGDLLYGRGVEDNHQGLVASLLVAEAVLAVGNPPPINFGMLFVADEETASAKGLDYVLTHRRDIFGPRDLILIPDFGTPDGEMVEVAEKSLLWLKISVFGKQCHASTPQKGINSLVAASYLILRLRSLYTRFDHQDHLFYPPSSTFEATKKEANVPNVNTIPGLDVFYLDCRVLVQYDLDEVQAAVNETCAEVAVDHGVRVEWEIVQEVRSAPATPPDSPIVQRMLAAVRSVHGTNPRPMGIGGGTVASFLRRQNIPCVVWSTLLGTAHQPNEHSSIRNTLADAQVMAQVLCMDDPT; encoded by the coding sequence ATGCCCGACACCCTCTGTGCGTTCATCGCCAACCGGCGCGACCGGGTGATCGCCTTGCAGCGCGACCTGGTGGCCATCCCGGCCCTGGGGCCGTTCAACTGCGGGCAGGGGGAGCACGAAAAGGCCGCCTACCTGGCTGAATTGTTGCGCTCCATGGGCATCCGGCAAATCGAAGACATCCCCGCGCCGGACGACACCGTGGCCTGCGGCTTTCGGCCCAATCTGGCCGCGGTGATCCCCGGCCGGGATGCTTCCCGGACGTTCTGGGTCATCTCCCACACGGACATCGTCCCCCCGGGTGACGAGGACCTCTGGACCAGCCCGCCTTATGAATTGCGGGTGGACGGGGATCTGCTCTACGGCCGCGGCGTGGAGGACAACCATCAGGGGTTGGTGGCCTCGTTGCTGGTGGCCGAGGCCGTGCTTGCCGTTGGAAATCCACCGCCGATCAATTTCGGGATGCTCTTTGTCGCGGACGAGGAGACCGCCAGCGCCAAGGGGCTGGACTACGTGCTCACCCACCGCCGGGACATCTTCGGCCCCCGTGACCTGATCCTGATTCCGGACTTCGGCACCCCGGACGGAGAGATGGTGGAGGTGGCTGAAAAGAGCTTGCTCTGGTTGAAGATTTCGGTCTTTGGCAAACAGTGTCACGCCTCCACCCCGCAAAAAGGGATCAACAGCCTGGTCGCCGCGTCGTATTTGATCCTGCGTCTGCGCTCCCTGTACACCCGCTTCGACCACCAGGACCACTTGTTCTATCCGCCCAGTTCCACCTTCGAAGCGACGAAGAAGGAAGCCAACGTCCCCAACGTGAACACCATTCCCGGGCTGGACGTCTTTTATCTGGACTGCCGGGTTTTGGTCCAATACGATCTGGACGAGGTTCAGGCCGCCGTGAACGAGACCTGCGCCGAGGTGGCCGTGGATCACGGGGTGCGCGTGGAATGGGAGATCGTCCAGGAGGTCCGTTCGGCCCCGGCCACCCCGCCGGACAGTCCCATTGTCCAACGCATGCTGGCCGCGGTCCGGTCCGTGCACGGGACCAATCCACGACCCATGGGCATCGGCGGCGGCACCGTGGCCTCCTTCCTGCGCCGCCAAAACATTCCCTGCGTGGTCTGGTCCACCCTTTTGGGCACGGCCCACCAGCCCAACGAGCACTCTTCCATCCGGAACACCCTGGCCGATGCCCAGGTCATGGCCCAGGTCCTGTGCATGGATGACCCCACATGA
- a CDS encoding MlaD family protein: MSLNQRTLELKVGLFVLTVLAGVAFLIVYIGIQKDLFAERISYTVVSQTGERIEPGMPVRLSGFNIGQVTDVSLDRVDQVRMTIRILKRYQQWFTADTRIILEQEGFIGRSFLKLMPGTEAAPILEEGAVIRLDKIGGINELIQEMQPVIEAMRAIVINIWDLTDYLVDDQGPVRRILVNAETMTERLLAEQGLVYYLTEDPRPTAHIDEILAKADTAMLTVNRLLESTALRIEDLAPVQEEIAGVIREVNTLIVEFQGVRDDISPLLGNLTIITEDAQPLLRNVTLISEDIQAATHDLISLRRQGEYSLRLGTDLMLRLQETWPLSRRERPGPEPSFPWP, from the coding sequence ATGAGCCTCAATCAACGCACCCTGGAACTCAAAGTCGGCCTGTTCGTGCTGACCGTCCTGGCCGGCGTGGCCTTCTTGATCGTGTACATCGGCATCCAGAAGGACCTGTTCGCCGAGCGCATCTCCTATACTGTCGTCAGCCAGACCGGCGAGCGGATCGAACCGGGGATGCCCGTTCGACTCTCCGGCTTCAACATCGGCCAGGTCACGGACGTGAGTCTGGACCGGGTGGATCAGGTCCGGATGACCATTCGCATTCTCAAGCGCTACCAGCAATGGTTTACCGCGGACACCAGGATCATCCTGGAACAGGAAGGCTTCATCGGCAGGAGCTTCCTGAAGCTGATGCCCGGCACGGAGGCCGCTCCGATCCTGGAGGAAGGCGCGGTGATCCGGCTGGACAAGATCGGCGGGATCAACGAACTGATCCAGGAGATGCAGCCGGTGATTGAGGCCATGCGGGCCATCGTGATCAACATCTGGGATCTGACCGACTACCTTGTGGATGATCAGGGTCCGGTCCGACGCATCCTGGTCAACGCCGAGACCATGACCGAACGCCTGCTGGCGGAACAGGGTCTGGTATACTACCTGACCGAGGACCCCCGGCCCACGGCGCACATCGATGAAATCCTGGCCAAGGCCGATACGGCCATGCTCACGGTGAACCGGCTCCTGGAAAGCACGGCGTTGCGCATTGAAGACCTGGCCCCGGTTCAGGAGGAGATCGCCGGGGTAATCCGGGAAGTGAACACCCTGATCGTGGAATTCCAGGGGGTCCGGGACGACATTTCTCCGTTGCTGGGCAATCTGACCATAATCACTGAGGATGCCCAACCCCTATTGCGCAACGTCACCCTGATCAGCGAGGACATTCAGGCTGCAACCCACGACCTGATCAGCCTGCGCCGGCAGGGTGAATACAGCCTGCGGCTGGGTACGGACCTGATGCTCCGGCTCCAGGAAACCTGGCCCCTTTCCCGCCGGGAACGGCCCGGGCCCGAGCCCTCCTTCCCCTGGCCATAG
- a CDS encoding MlaE family ABC transporter permease, with product MNLPLVSTLGRWAIDRSQSYNQMVHILVQALGALVRLAPFNPAIFFVLIRQIYFTAVQPLTIITVSALILGSITVHILLRILIGLGAYEQIGEFLITAMLHHIAPITCTLIIVLRSGTAVLTEMALMKINREIATLGVLGVPVEEYLYLPRLLAFLIAGPCLSFCFCFIGLLGGFFTLGFLHDITFASYLDRLLFAVDVSDVLILIAKSTIMAGLVCLVALQRGMSVQRSFTEVPIRLIQGMIQTVTLIIAVEVVFNLF from the coding sequence ATGAATCTTCCCCTGGTCTCCACCCTGGGCCGCTGGGCCATTGACCGGTCCCAGAGCTACAACCAAATGGTCCACATTCTGGTCCAAGCCCTGGGCGCTCTGGTCCGTCTCGCTCCGTTCAATCCGGCGATCTTCTTCGTCCTCATCCGGCAGATCTACTTCACCGCGGTCCAGCCATTGACCATCATCACCGTATCGGCCCTGATCCTGGGCTCGATCACGGTGCACATCCTGCTGCGCATCCTCATCGGTCTGGGCGCCTACGAGCAGATCGGCGAATTCCTGATCACCGCCATGCTCCATCATATCGCGCCCATCACCTGCACGTTGATCATTGTCCTGCGCTCGGGCACCGCGGTACTCACGGAAATGGCCCTGATGAAAATCAACCGGGAGATCGCCACCCTGGGCGTTTTGGGCGTGCCGGTGGAGGAATATCTGTATCTGCCCCGGCTACTGGCCTTCCTCATCGCCGGTCCCTGCCTGAGCTTTTGTTTTTGCTTCATTGGATTGCTGGGAGGCTTTTTTACCCTGGGCTTTCTGCACGACATCACCTTTGCCAGCTACCTGGACCGACTGCTGTTCGCCGTGGATGTCTCGGACGTGCTCATCCTGATCGCCAAGTCCACGATCATGGCCGGGCTGGTCTGCCTGGTGGCCCTGCAACGGGGGATGAGCGTGCAGCGTTCCTTCACCGAAGTGCCCATTCGATTGATCCAGGGCATGATCCAGACCGTCACTTTGATTATTGCGGTGGAAGTCGTCTTCAACCTGTTCTAA
- the mnmG gene encoding tRNA uridine-5-carboxymethylaminomethyl(34) synthesis enzyme MnmG, translated as MSQSASADDPPSPRPPGRDTGCKPLEPERFDLIVVGAGHAGCEAAMAAARLGLTTLLLTISIDRIGHLSCNPAIGGLAKGHMVKEIDALGGCMGVWADQAGIQFRILNTRKGPAVRATRAQIDRDVYMRVVQQDVFGQDRLWIRQEMVDGLLDRSGRVSGVRTRLGEELHARAVLLTTGTFLRGLIHVGLNHFRGGRLGDPPAACLSTDLERIGLELGRLKTGTVPRLRRDSVDTQAMTPQPGDAPPRPFSFHSPGVNLPQVPCHLTYTNATTHAVIRSGLDRSPLYTGVIQGTGARYCPSIEDKIARFPDKDRHQVFVEPEGVDHPEVYPNGLPTSLPLEIQRAMLETIPGLEQAQIVRPGYAIEYDFVFPEQLLPTLETKVRRGLYLAGQINGTSGYEEAAAQGLWAALNIVAALHGTDPFLPGRNQAYMAVLVDDLVTKGTREPYRMFTSRAEHRLLLREGNADQRLTPLGRSLGLVRDDHWEIFTHKQDALRDILEGLAVITVRPDAAMRDFCTARGTALPGKALSLEELLRRPELHLADLAGFWPELVAMSGNFSAEITEEVENRVKYAGYLCRQEELASRDQSLEQITLPEALDFEQVAGLSSEVREKLHRVRPLNLGQAGRISGITPAALGCLRIHLRKLEKPPSPPLPNPPPPPAP; from the coding sequence ATGTCCCAATCCGCCTCAGCCGACGACCCGCCCTCTCCCCGGCCCCCTGGCCGCGATACCGGTTGCAAGCCCCTGGAGCCGGAACGGTTCGACCTGATCGTGGTCGGGGCGGGCCATGCCGGTTGCGAGGCGGCCATGGCCGCGGCCCGGCTGGGGCTGACCACGCTGCTCTTGACCATCAGCATCGACCGCATCGGCCACCTCTCCTGCAACCCGGCCATCGGCGGCCTGGCCAAGGGGCATATGGTCAAGGAGATCGACGCTCTGGGAGGATGCATGGGCGTCTGGGCCGACCAGGCCGGCATTCAGTTCCGGATACTGAACACCCGCAAGGGGCCGGCTGTGCGGGCCACCCGGGCCCAGATCGACCGGGACGTCTACATGCGGGTGGTCCAGCAAGACGTATTCGGCCAGGACCGGCTCTGGATCCGCCAGGAGATGGTCGACGGCCTGCTGGACCGGAGCGGCCGGGTCAGCGGTGTGCGTACCCGCCTGGGCGAGGAACTGCATGCCCGGGCCGTGCTTCTGACCACCGGAACCTTCCTGCGCGGACTGATCCATGTCGGCCTGAACCATTTCCGGGGTGGTCGGCTGGGCGACCCGCCGGCCGCCTGCCTCTCCACGGACCTGGAACGCATCGGCCTGGAACTGGGCCGCCTGAAGACCGGCACCGTGCCCCGCCTGCGCCGGGACAGCGTGGACACACAGGCCATGACCCCGCAGCCCGGGGACGCGCCGCCGCGCCCTTTCAGCTTCCATTCCCCGGGGGTGAACCTGCCCCAGGTACCCTGTCATCTGACCTACACCAACGCGACGACCCACGCCGTGATCCGCTCCGGCCTGGACCGCTCCCCCCTGTACACCGGGGTGATCCAGGGCACCGGCGCGCGCTACTGCCCGTCCATCGAGGACAAGATCGCCCGGTTTCCGGACAAGGACCGCCACCAGGTCTTTGTGGAGCCCGAAGGCGTGGATCATCCGGAGGTTTATCCCAACGGCCTGCCCACCAGCCTGCCCCTGGAAATCCAGCGGGCAATGCTGGAGACCATTCCCGGACTGGAACAGGCCCAGATCGTCCGGCCCGGCTACGCCATCGAATATGACTTCGTCTTTCCGGAACAGCTGCTGCCCACCCTGGAAACCAAGGTGCGGCGCGGCCTGTACCTGGCCGGGCAGATCAACGGCACCTCGGGTTACGAGGAGGCCGCGGCCCAGGGGCTCTGGGCCGCGCTGAACATTGTCGCGGCCCTGCACGGCACGGACCCTTTTCTTCCTGGCCGAAACCAGGCCTACATGGCCGTACTGGTGGACGACCTGGTGACCAAGGGCACCCGGGAACCCTACCGGATGTTCACCTCCCGGGCCGAACACCGCCTGCTGCTGCGCGAGGGCAACGCGGACCAGCGCCTGACCCCGCTGGGTCGCTCCCTGGGTCTGGTCCGGGATGACCACTGGGAAATCTTCACCCACAAACAGGACGCCCTGCGGGATATTCTGGAGGGACTGGCCGTGATCACGGTCCGACCTGACGCCGCCATGCGGGATTTCTGCACGGCCAGGGGCACGGCCCTGCCGGGCAAGGCCCTCAGCCTGGAGGAGCTGCTGCGCCGCCCGGAACTGCACCTGGCGGATCTGGCCGGTTTCTGGCCGGAGCTGGTGGCCATGAGTGGCAATTTCTCCGCGGAAATAACCGAGGAGGTGGAAAACCGGGTCAAATACGCCGGCTATCTCTGTCGTCAGGAGGAGCTGGCCAGCCGGGATCAATCCCTGGAGCAGATCACCCTTCCGGAAGCCCTGGATTTTGAACAGGTGGCTGGACTTTCCTCGGAAGTTCGGGAAAAATTGCATCGCGTCAGACCACTGAACCTGGGCCAGGCCGGGCGAATATCCGGCATCACTCCAGCGGCCCTGGGCTGTCTGCGCATTCACCTGCGTAAACTGGAGAAACCACCTTCCCCGCCCCTGCCCAATCCACCGCCCCCGCCGGCGCCATGA
- a CDS encoding PxxKW family cysteine-rich protein gives MQLEKTQKNGAAGAFLFQPVVEKCEGCARIKEDDGLRHCTSYADPEAKWSLGVCNFATHVKASVDKEGKVKINPLKASKRAARGR, from the coding sequence ATGCAACTGGAAAAGACCCAAAAAAATGGTGCCGCCGGTGCCTTTCTGTTTCAGCCTGTTGTGGAAAAATGCGAAGGGTGCGCGCGGATCAAGGAAGATGACGGTTTGCGGCACTGCACCAGCTATGCCGACCCCGAGGCCAAGTGGTCTTTGGGGGTGTGCAACTTTGCCACCCATGTCAAAGCCAGCGTGGACAAGGAAGGCAAGGTGAAGATCAACCCGCTGAAGGCCTCCAAGCGCGCCGCCCGCGGCCGATAA
- a CDS encoding flagellar brake protein, with protein MFPVMFPALHLLPLGQTNLYFQSWELSWEQAQRPLTITITLITVLIVTAIGLHLYRKRTSQEGNWLAVSDPEKIQSVMDQALRERATLDTMFQGEWSQRAHFSCALLAVEPDRGIILETPGYTHPQPTWVNRTVTCHFRVASTRKDVKWLFYHFSAPIIDIQYHETRDAIVVQIPKQLLRGQRRAYLRLEPFTQDIPELRIWPETFTNLETDVTGPPLATFLNTRAVNPVHILNISAGGMLLEIRVPLHQLPDEVLEKGKRFYLHFLLRDPEDGGVKEFHLRAQIRNLFTDPHDGKRLAGFSFTAFRKAPEGIPDNWATLDGKGVEAIDDWVFKRHLQVYRQKGLT; from the coding sequence ATGTTCCCTGTAATGTTTCCGGCTTTGCACCTTTTGCCCCTTGGCCAGACCAATCTCTATTTTCAAAGCTGGGAACTCAGCTGGGAGCAGGCTCAACGTCCTCTGACCATCACCATCACCCTGATCACCGTCCTGATCGTGACCGCAATCGGTCTGCACCTTTACCGGAAGCGGACCTCCCAGGAGGGCAACTGGCTCGCGGTCAGCGATCCCGAGAAGATTCAATCGGTCATGGACCAGGCCCTGCGGGAACGGGCCACCTTGGACACCATGTTTCAGGGGGAATGGTCTCAGCGCGCCCATTTTTCGTGCGCACTGCTGGCAGTGGAGCCCGACCGGGGAATCATCCTGGAAACACCAGGCTACACCCACCCCCAGCCAACATGGGTCAACCGGACCGTGACCTGCCACTTCCGCGTCGCTTCAACCCGGAAAGACGTCAAATGGCTGTTTTATCACTTTTCGGCACCCATCATCGACATCCAGTACCATGAGACGCGCGACGCCATAGTCGTCCAAATCCCGAAGCAGCTCCTACGCGGTCAACGGCGGGCCTACCTGCGCCTGGAACCATTCACCCAGGACATTCCGGAACTGCGAATCTGGCCGGAAACCTTCACCAATCTGGAAACCGATGTCACCGGGCCACCCCTGGCCACATTCCTGAACACCCGGGCGGTGAATCCGGTGCACATCCTGAACATCTCCGCCGGTGGCATGCTTCTGGAAATCCGCGTCCCCCTGCACCAGCTGCCGGATGAAGTCCTGGAAAAAGGGAAACGCTTCTATCTGCATTTTCTGTTGCGCGATCCCGAGGACGGCGGGGTCAAGGAGTTCCATCTCCGAGCGCAGATTCGCAACCTGTTCACCGACCCGCATGACGGAAAACGTCTCGCGGGCTTCTCCTTCACGGCCTTTCGCAAGGCACCGGAGGGCATCCCGGACAACTGGGCCACCCTGGACGGCAAGGGTGTCGAGGCCATTGACGACTGGGTCTTCAAGCGGCACCTCCAGGTCTATCGCCAAAAAGGCTTGACCTGA